The Brassica oleracea var. oleracea cultivar TO1000 chromosome C6, BOL, whole genome shotgun sequence genomic interval AATCATATCTAACGAAATGGGGGTACTAGAGTTTTCTGATGCAAGTAGGAAGTCTAGAGTAGGGTTTAGAATCGATATAAAGATGAGTTTAATGTGACGAATTGACCCTTGTCGCATTTCCTCAAGATCAAGAATACATATATCCCACTAGCTTCGATGCGTTTTTTATAATATGCAACTAGTCGTTAGATTAAATGCACCTATGCGAAATTCTTAGATACATCATGCATTCCTTTGGATGAAGTGGAGTTTTTTTTGTGATGATTGACAATGTTGTCTAACACTTGGATTTGTGAATATATTTTTTTCGGATAACAGGGGCAAATGGAGGAACTGGCTGGTTGATTCATCTAACAGAAGCTCTGGTGATCTCAGATTAATTACACGCTCTTGCTGGTCTGTGATCAAAAAAGTTTTAAGATTATTTGTATAATTGTAAGATATCATGTGACCAATGAAAAAAACCTCATACCATCAAATCATGTACAATGTATCATGATGAATCAAGACTCGTCCCCCTTCCCCCTATCTCATCTTCAGTAAGAAAGCATATATCCAATAATAATACTAACATCTGTTAATCGGCATATCTTGGAATAAAAGTTAAATCTTCCAGGGCACAAAAAAAAAAAACTAATAATGTTACAGATGGGTAAACTAAGAAGAGATAGATGCGTTAATATGATACAAATGAAAGAAAACACAATGTCCAAATAACACAATACACAAAGAGAAAATAAGGCAGTTTGATAGTCTATTGCCTTCCCTCCTAGTAGCTAGGATCCTCTTCTGCTTCGGCTGCCAGAACCATGAACCAAACGAGATGTCCCTCCACTCGTTTCCGGTCCTTTAAGTTTCTGTGCTTCCAGAGCCTCAGCTTCACTCACCAGCATTGCTAACTGCTCAACACACAACAGTTTTTTATCAAAATAAAAACACAATCAATATCCATGAGAGTTGGTTTACTTGTAAGGAGAATCATTCATACCCGGATCTTGTTTTCCCTCAGCCTATCTTGAAGTGCGTTAACCGCAGGACTCAAGCTGCAAACAAAAAAAATGAAGCATCTAAGTATGTTAATCCCAACAAATAACAAAACCCAATATCAAATGTTTTCACTAACCAGTATTCGATCAGCTTGCACATGGAAGCCTGATACGTCGACGTGTTGTGAATGAAAGCAAGGGGATGAACTTTCCCATTTCTATACAAGAATCAAGAAGGAGCTTTTGCAATTAATCTCCATGACTAAGTTAGGTATAAACAATAGATGATGAATCTTTAAAAAAACCTCATGCTTTGCAGGACTGATTGGTGGTACGCTGCTCGTTCCTCCTCGTAGAGCACTCGTTGCAGATCTTTATAAGAGGCTAAAGGTGAATTGAGCTGAAGAAGTGATGAAGTCGGCAAAACATGAAGCGGAACTTCTTTCTTAACGTACCCCACACCACTGCATGTAAAAAAAAAAAAGAGTCTTTAAGCATGACTCATTGCCTAGTATATGAATGGAGCGCATGTCAAAAAAAAAGTACCTAGTTTCCAAGTTGGAACGGAGCATGGCTTCTTGCATGCTTTCAGACATGTCCATTGAATCAATTTCCACAGCTGAGCTGTAGTTTCCACTCGTCCCGGTGGCTTTGGCCTCAGCATTGTTAACAAAGAAATCCCCAAAATCTGAAACTCGTCCCCCACCCTATTCAGGCATATAAATAAACATCAATAAGTATATTAACCAATGGTTCAGCCAGTCAGAGAGAGGGATTTGAGACCTTAGGTCCGGAAGATGAAGCTGTATCAGTTGCGTCTTGGTCAGGATTGCCTCCACGAGCAGAAGAGGAACTCTGGTATACTGAATCTGAAGAGCTTAAAGAGGACTCTAGGTCGATGACAGAGTCTTTATTAGAAAGAACCAGGCTCGTTGATTTAGGAGGAGTGTTGGGGTTCCCATCAGAGGACTGGAAAGCGATAACTTGAATTCTACCAATCTAATCAAAATATCCAAAAGCTGTATTTTTTTCTTCTGAAAAGATTCAACTTTACTAATCTGTTTATAGAGAGAGAGAGATCAAATACTAACCTTGTTAGCATCTTCACTAAAACAGGAGAAAATGAGACCAATAAAACCAGAATCAAGAAGCTGATACATTGCTTGTGTCCGAACATCTGCCAGCAATAATCATATATGCACACTATTTAATTAATCCTCATAAAGTAGCTGTCTTAAGATGGGGGGAACATACCGACATGGGAAGGAAGGACGGTGATATGAGGATGGGAGTGATACCATCCAATCACACGCGTTGTTCTGCCCGTTGATATGCTCATTCTGTGTCGATTTTGAGGTCAAGGAACTCTCTATCTATCTAAGCATCCACACACGAAATAGAGATGATAGAATATGGTAATAATAGCAAAAAAAAAAAAAAAAAAGGATATCTCAGCCTGAGCAGAAGCAGCAGCCAGCTGTTCAGGGTTGGTCTCGACTCGATCCTTCTGCCTATCAGACCTTGACTGCGGCGATGCTCCCCATATCATAGCCGTAGCGCTTCCGTTCTTCGAGTACTAATCAATTATCCCCCAAAAAATACACAGTGAATCATTACTGATCGAATTGAGAAAGACACAAGGCAGAAGAGATTCGAAATAAATTGAACCTGGATGTCGCCGAGGAGGAGCCCCATGATCTCTTCGGTCTCGGTGGACAATGCGTGAGTCAGGCAAGTTAACCACACATCCTCCGACATATTCACGCATGTCAGAGCCATTATTATTCCCACCGGACAGATCTCTTTCGATTATTTTTCCCAATCACTTCGATCTTCTCGGGGGCGGAACAAGAAGAAGTTGATGTGTTTGGAACTTGCAACTAAGGAATTTCGCAGTGTTCGCGAGTGTATCGTACGCGCGGTGGGTGCACGGTGTTCCCGTTCATCATCTGGAATTCTGGACTGTACAATATTTTTCTGAGAGTTTTTCACTTTTCTAGGCTTGTCTTAATTGGGCCTAGCCCTACCATATAGAACGCATGATAACGATATATATTAGGCCTCTTAATGGGCTGTTTAGTCATCTGATTATATTATTTCTTTCTACTTTACCACCCCAGATTACTCCCAACTCCCAACTCGTAATGGCAATGTAGGAAATCGCTATACGGTCAAAATTTACTACATTTGGGAAGCTATACTTCCTTATAATTAGATTTCTCACAAGTTATAACTATGTAAAAAATTTAAGTGGTCAACTTTCCAAAAGATGAAGATTTGTTACCTAGTTTGACTAATGTCCACGTCTTACTATGTCAGTTAAAATATATTATAGTTTTTCTTTACTAGTATCATTACTGTATTGCCCCAACTAAAAAGTAGGTAGAATGCGCGTCTATTATAAGTATATTTAATATTTTATCCGCTTTATATTAAGTGTCAGTGTCGTTGTATAGTAAATTTTGTTTAGAATTTATATACAAAATTTATTAACATTATTTGTTCTGTTTATTTTTCTATCGATCGAAATATAGTTAGAACTATATGTAATGATGTTTTTATTTAGAAAATATACAAAACTAAATGTTTTTTTAATCTATGCTCAAATCTTAAACAACACTTAAAATAAAATGAAAATAAATAATTTTAATTAGTCCGAGTGTTATATTCTCTAAATTAAGTATAAATAAAATATGTAAGTGATATATTTTACTTTCCAATTTTTACTAGTGTATGTAAATGTCGTGTCACTCGAATAATAATAAAGTAAAATATACTTTATCTGAACAAGAAAAATTGTTGTCTCTTATCTTATTTAGGATATGAGTACTGAGCATCAATATATTTTCAATGAATTTCTTAACTGTGGATCAAAATAAAATTATTGTTTACATATCTTATTTAGAGTATGAGCATTGAAAATTTTCAATGGTTTTTCTAAACGTTAATTAAAAGAAAATAGATAAAATAGAAAAAAATGGAAAATAGTCTCAAATGAAAACTATGAAATGTTTATGAGAAAATTGCATGTTATGTGTTCTTATATAAATGATCTAGACTTCTTATAGATATTAAAATTTAGTTAGATAATTCAATTCTATTCAAATTCTATTTTTTTTCTGAAATTGGATACTTACAGGAAAAACTCTATAAATGTTGATGTTTTAGTGTAGAGCGTACTGTATCGTTATTGTTTAAAATTTGTTTATTTTATCAAATAACTAGTGTTGGTGATATATTATCTGAGCGAAATGCAAATAAAACATGATTATAAATAATAATTTTTTTCTTAATTTTCTAATAATGTTGAGTAATTTTTTATTTATAAATTTTTGACTAGTGTCAATGCAATCATCTAAATAGAAAAATAAAACATATGTGTAAGTAACAAATTGTCTATGACCAAAAAGTAATAAATTGTCATTTAATAATTTTAGGTATTATCGGTGCCATATTAAAACGAATTAAAACCATTTAGAATATATATATATATATATAACATTTTTAAATTTTAATTTTGAGATATTATGATTGGATATTTTTCTTCAAAATAATTATAAAAGTGAGATTTGCAAACTGTTGGATTTAATTATCCAGAACAATTATAAAAGTGAGATTTGCATACTTACTTTTTAGACATTTGCTTTTACATAAAATTATATGACTATTTTGGATGATGTATTTATTTAAGTGATGAGTGAGTTAAATATAATATGTAAGTAATAATGTTTGTTTTCGAGATTTAACTAGTGTTGGTACATAATGATCTAATTTAAAAAGAAAGAAAAAAATATTGAGTAATGAATTGTTATTTAGCAGCTTTAACTTTGTGGGTGCTATATTAAAATAATTAAAACCAATTAAAGTATATGTTAAGTAGTTTAAAAGATCCAAACTTAAATTACAATAACTACAATTGGATTTATCTATCAAATTTATTAAAAATTAAAACTGAGATTTGTATAGTTCCTGTTTCTTTATGAGTTGTTGTCAGATTGTGTTGTAAAATTTCTGGAACTATACTATTTTTTGTTAAAAAAAAAAAACTTTTCAACTTGTTTGGAAACAAGAAAAAAATGATTTCTTTGCCTTTTTATCTCACTGAATCCATAATTGTCAAGAAAATAAACTTTGGTTTCCTTAACAAAGGAAAGACGAAACGGTTTAAATAGAGAGAGGGGTACAATGGTAAAAGTGACGGACGGGCACAAGAGAATAATAGCTTATAAAACGATCACACAAACAGGCACTCGCTTGATATCTCTCCCCATCCTCACCGCTTCAGACGAAACTCTCTTCTCTGAAAAAAAAACATAAGAATTTATCCGACCAAAGGTAATCTTCCTTTCTCACTCTCGTCTCTGGGTTTATCCAATTTCTCTCATTATCAATAAAGCTTTTTTTCTGGGTCTCTGATCAAAATGGCCATGACGAAATCAGATTGAACAATAAATCCAATAGTATTATTCTGTATTGGTCTGATTCTGAATTAGAACGCAAGATTCACGTAACCTCGTTAATGAATAATGATCGTCGAATCAATCTGTTTTATGCATCTCTCTGCACTTGTGAATGGTCTCTTTTGTACTAGTAGTGTCAGTTACATCCCCAAGTATCAATCAATGTCGTGTCTAAGATTGATTCTGAGCCTTTTTTTGAGATTTATTCATTAATAAAACTTTTTTGAATTTTGATTTTCATCGTTTTAGCAGGAGAGATGGCTAAGCAGAGACGTGTATTGTCAGTTTCAAGCAACAGGACCAGAGTATCACCGTACCCGCTTCGCTCTTCAAGGACCAAGAAAGAGAAAGAACCTGAGCTGCCTATCCAGACAGAAGGTCCAAGCCAATGGGAAGATGTCCGGTGCGTAATCTGCCAGGAACCGCCGCACAACGCCGTCCTCCTGCGCTGCTCTTCCTCCTCAACCGGATGCCGTGCCTACATGTGCGACACGAGCGCTCGCCACTCCAACTGTTTCAAGCAGTACCGCGCAAAAAACAGGAACCGCTTGACCAAGGCCTTCAACTGTCCTTACTGCAGAGGAGAGGTCCAGGAGACGATGAAGGTGTCTGGCGCGATGAGATATCTGAACGCTAAACCGAGAGGCTGCGCTTTCGAGGGCTGTGTCTTCTCAGGGAGCTATTCGCAGCTTAAGAACCACTTGAAAGCTGAGCACCCTGGCTTCACCGGACCCGTGGTGGACCAGAGGAGACATTTGGCGTGGGAGCAGATGCAGAGAGCTGCGGAGTACACTGAAGTGATGACTGCAGCTGGTATGCCCCGTAATACTCTTGCTGCTTATCCGTTGATTGAGGTGAATGGAGTAGCGCATGACCGTATGCCATTTAATCTTCCTCCAAATCCGGTGATTCGTCTCAACATCAATGGAGTGGAGCATGATCAGTTTCCGCACAATCTTCCTCCTAATCCGATGATTCGTATTAGTATCAGTGGAGTGGTGCGTAACCTTTCTTTGGGGGTCAGGTAAAAAGGAGCAGCAAACTGGCTATGACCATAGTTCACAATTGAAGAATCCTAATTTGTTTAGGGAACATAAAGATTTTGAATATTGTTCAAAGTTTTTGATGTCTCATAGCTTTTTTCTTCATGTTTCAATAGCATCCGTAATGTTTTAAATCATCATTATCATTCTTTAGGTTATATACATATATATGCAGCGGTTTCAACCCAAAAACAAAGTTGTGTATACAGAAATATTTTATAGCTGCTATAAGCTCATTTCCTCCCTGAGCTTTGATCTTTGAACAGCACATCAAATGGATGTGATTCGGTCTCTGTGACTGGAATAAGTAAAACACCAGTTGAATTAACTGAAATGAATGTAGAATGTAGAGCCCCTGGAGAGATTACGTCGCCACTAGACAGTGCCATCCAGAGATGGGCTTAAGAGTGAGTGGTTATCAGCCAC includes:
- the LOC106296527 gene encoding 26S proteasome non-ATPase regulatory subunit 14, translated to MALTCVNMSEDVWLTCLTHALSTETEEIMGLLLGDIQYSKNGSATAMIWGASPQSRSDRQKDRVETNPEQLAAASAQAERMSISTGRTTRVIGWYHSHPHITVLPSHVDVRTQAMYQLLDSGFIGLIFSCFSEDANKIGRIQVIAFQSSDGNPNTPPKSTSLVLSNKDSVIDLESSLSSSDSVYQSSSSARGGNPDQDATDTASSSGPKGGGRVSDFGDFFVNNAEAKATGTSGNYSSAVEIDSMDMSESMQEAMLRSNLETSGVGYVKKEVPLHVLPTSSLLQLNSPLASYKDLQRVLYEEERAAYHQSVLQSMRNGKVHPLAFIHNTSTYQASMCKLIEYCLSPAVNALQDRLRENKIRLAMLVSEAEALEAQKLKGPETSGGTSRLVHGSGSRSRRGS
- the LOC106298810 gene encoding uncharacterized protein LOC106298810: MAKQRRVLSVSSNRTRVSPYPLRSSRTKKEKEPELPIQTEGPSQWEDVRCVICQEPPHNAVLLRCSSSSTGCRAYMCDTSARHSNCFKQYRAKNRNRLTKAFNCPYCRGEVQETMKVSGAMRYLNAKPRGCAFEGCVFSGSYSQLKNHLKAEHPGFTGPVVDQRRHLAWEQMQRAAEYTEVMTAAGMPRNTLAAYPLIEVNGVAHDRMPFNLPPNPVIRLNINGVEHDQFPHNLPPNPMIRISISGVVRNLSLGVR